The following coding sequences are from one Bufo bufo chromosome 2, aBufBuf1.1, whole genome shotgun sequence window:
- the ZNF462 gene encoding LOW QUALITY PROTEIN: zinc finger protein 462 (The sequence of the model RefSeq protein was modified relative to this genomic sequence to represent the inferred CDS: inserted 3 bases in 3 codons; deleted 1 base in 1 codon) → MEVLQCDGCDFKAQSYEELKTHIQDVHTAFLQPTDVTDESCSQARTLCTNSSNQSEAVFSSLKNEFVPTEETHGQNTPQAPTGSYYSPSPGFYGLSSASSSKPTNKFFQCKFCVRYFRSKYLLVEHTRKVHGHASGNTGASGNYNIMLHDGFGKVFSCQFCTYKSPRRARIIKHQKMYHKNSLKESLSPSMSQSTSTSMSIQETCKELPAEVVERSILESMVKPLTKSRGNFCCEWCSYQTPRRERWCDHMMKKHRGMVKILSSLRQDGLNVSDLQTKSSQMSSPGPSYMPLNMTTHELPSANMPSYRSPISNLPGGNTSKYQSMSYVPVKPKYPSNVGILNLSERSYVIPEKSNSLVDMDENSLLNDSSSDEDYIEMDGENGFGPMDHHDMSGEPLLGSENNKLLETKGIPFRRFMNRFQCPFCPFLTMHRRSISRHIENIHLSGKTAVYKCDECPFSCKSPLKLGAHKQCHSGASPDWDPISTLSENMSTQLNEAYETGNINGRKSGNMPETSQQNPYKCTMCNYSTTTLKGLRVHQQHKHSFCDNMPNNSNVIQQIQDNELDSSNSVTVRKSQTSILGLSSKNNFVAKTSRKISNDFPLDLSPAKKRTRIDEIASNLQSKISQTKQQEDAVINVEDDEDEEENEVEIEVELDKEEDPSEQLETADQYSIQQLWNRDIGMSQKNINFRNIQHNYSAANGAEIELTLSDDDEDYYFQSVGFKEQDLNSSIGFNQSNQYGESDQNNENSEYTEESGRLYYCKHCDFSNKSARSVSTHYQRMHPYIKFSFRYILDPNDHSAVYRCLECYIDYNNFEDLQQHYSEHHPEAMNVLNFDHSDLIYRCRFCSYTSPNVRSLMPHYQRMHPTVKINNAMIFSSYVVERQEELNAESQTLREILNSAPKNMVTSTPSGHGMNSSATFNKSTPQASTTKSFPTENDTQKNAAVNNVVVYDCDVCGFASPNMHSVLVHYQKKHPDEKASYFRIQKTMRVVTVDSGTAISQLAFDGGSSIAANSATVASAPEENVELYYCKHCSYSNRSVVGVLVHYQKRHPEIKVTAKYIRQVPPNSETMRNVDPQQYILSKQSTTMYSTKKGTVQPKENEMFFCQHCDYGNQTVKGVLIHYQKKHRDYKVNADVIRQHTAAIRSLCEHGQKKPSTNTQSSPLNNEPEKAKLRTLKCRQCSFSTPYVYALRKHMKKDHPSFKATVTLILKWAFLDGFIEAGYHCEWCIYSHPEPSGLLEHYQRRHPEHYVDYTYMATKLCAGPDPVPVQPAPELKSYKCRDCTFEAPSIWDITNHYQAVHPWVLKGDESVLLDIIKEKDATQNSNSEEVMSSESHIIQKDSIPVEPHMERLDDSTVIQEKPSQLSSALTSSPYQCTVCLSEYNNLHGLLTHYGKKHPGMKVKAADFAQDVDINPGAVYKCRHCPYINTRIHGVLTHYQKRHPLIKVTAEDFVHDVEPPHESAQNDAEENNRIFKQGYGAYRCKICPYTHGTLEKLKIHYEKYHNEPEPDMISQISPNEISSTEPDTPVDDQSHQTIVTLEPGEVTDLLDFRPRKNMASHTLFKCQLCKYFCSTRKGIARHYRIKHNNVRAQPEGKNNLFKCALCSYTNPIRKGLAAHYQKRHDIDAYYTHCLAASRTVDDQSNKVVLTSPQKEGSSELNEDLKKAIERKKCSICTFQSYSKKGIVSHYIKRHPGVFPKKTQASKLEQFFTPVYSEKHDVQSTPDDNSEIEAPFDDSESNETELLPFRCIKCFKLSFSTADLLCMHYTDHHSKDIKRDFSILGTTGTRSYTTTYQCKHCNTKLNSIAELTCHLTSHIEEFQKRAKRQERRKQLLNRQKHCNIVSVEGKQEKTGSGQEAVHKTLKEKVVGYKCKFCVEVHPTLRAICNHLRKHVQYGNAPPLPPELKDDTTQDDSKDCQEEPVDSSTVAGEGGSEVEPEPIPVPLPKRCRPGGYPCKQCDRVLMSMQGLRSHERSHLALALFAKEGKYNCQFCSFVSAFRHNLDRHIQDHHGHNKPFRCKHCPFKSSYKGRLKTHILKAHGGEHGYKCSFCPVTTMTISQLKDHSLNDHGKALTLPKLRSLLPNGPRAKQSSRIGKEPRLLDSLYSEPPDVQQQLNHYQSAAQARNNSNNSPVPPPLANSAPEPKDEAVLNCEFCNFSSGYIQSIRRHYRDKHGGKKLLKCKDCFFYTCFKSAFTMHVEAGHSVXSEEGPKTLRCPLCLYHTKYKHNMIDHIVLHRESRSIEVCRSKLSKQLKGLVFRCDXCTFTCSSDESLQQHIEKHNELKPYKCQLCYYETKLXEELDSHLEKSIKVCRNFELVGLVNLDQLEQMKDKTETSSSDEEEGAAKTGELFDIKATVQEKRFPCEFCGRTFTLSTEWERHVLRHGMTVGGNRKESMEIRMPKENLEDNYSNMKHMAERTIDTSQQTRTSCFKNFVVTKKE, encoded by the exons ATGGAAGTCCTTCAGTGTGATGGTTGTGACTTCAAGGCCCAGTCCTATGAAGAGCTAAAGACTCACATACAAGATGTTCATACAGCATTTTTGCAGCCCACAGATGTAACAGATGAAAGTTGTAGTCAAGCTAGAACTTTGTGTACAAATTCCTCTAACCAGTCTGAAGCTGTGTTTTCTTCATTGAAAAATGAATTTGTGCCTACAGAAGAAACTCATG gCCAGAATACTCCTCAGGCACCCACTGGATCATACTACAGTCCCAGTCCTGGTTTTTATGGATTGTCATCTGCTAGCAGTTCCAAACCAACAAATAAGTTTTTCCAATGTAAATTTTGTGTTCGCTATTTTCGATCTAAATATCTTCTAGTGGAACATACCAGGAAGGTCCATGGACATGCTAGTGGAAATACAGGGGCCTCTGGAAATTATAACATTATGCTGCATGATGGATTTGGAAAAGTTTTCTCATGCCAGTTTTGCACCTACAAGTCACCTAGAAGAGCAAGAATAATTAAGCATCAAAAAATGTACCACAAGAATAGCTTGAAAGAAAGTTTATCACCTTCCATGTCTCAGAGTACTTCTACTTCAATGTCAATTCAAGAAACATGTAAGGAATTGCCAGCTGAAGTAGTAGAGCGAAGTATACTTGAATCCATGGTGAAACCTCTGACAAAGTCTAGGGGAAACTTTTGCTGTGAATGGTGTAGCTACCAAACGCCAAGACGGGAGCGTTGGTGTGACCATATGATGAAAAAACATCGTGGGATGGTCAAAATATTGTCAAGTTTACGTCAAGATGGGCTAAACGTGTCAGATCTACAAACTAAAAGTTCACAAATGTCTAGTCCTGGGCCTAGCTACATGCCACTAAACATGACAACCCATGAGCTACCTAGTGCAAATATGCCTAGTTATAGAAGCCCTATAAGTAATCTTCCAGGAGGCAACACATCCAAGTATCAGTCAATGTCATATGTTCCAGTGAAACCTAAATATCCTTCAAATGTTGGCATTTTGAATTTATCAGAAAGATCTTATGTAATTCCAGAAAAGTCCAATTCCTTGGTCGATATGGATGAGAATAGCTTGTTAAATGATTCAAGTTCTGATGAGGACTATATTGAAATGGATGGTGAAAATGGTTTTGGCCCAATGGACCATCATGACATGTCAGGGGAACCCTTATTGGGATCTGAAAACAACAAATTGCTGGAGACAAAGGGAATTCCTTTTAGAAGATTTATGAACAGATTTCAGTGCCCTTTTTGTCCTTTTCTTACAATGCATCGCCGGAGTATCTCCCGCCATATTGAAAATATTCACTTATCTGGAAAGACCGCAGTTTACAAATGTGATGAATGTCCATTTTCATGCAAAAGCCCATTAAAGCTTGGGGCACACAAGCAGTGTCACAGCGGTGCATCTCCTGATTGGGATCCTATAAGTACACTAAGTGAAAATATGTCTACTCAATTAAATGAAGCTTATGAAACTGGTAATATAAATGGTAGAAAATCTGGAAACATGCCAGAAACTTCTCAGCAGAACCCATACAAGTGTACAATGTGCAATTACTCCACAACCACCTTAAAAGGGCTGCGTGTTCACCAGCAGCATAAACATTCCTTCTGTGACAATATGCCAAACAATAGCAATGTGATACAGCAAATACAAGATAACGAACTAGATTCTAGCAATTCTGTAACTGTGCGAAAGAGCCAGACTTCTATTTTGGGGTTATCTTCAAAAAATAATTTTGTTGCAAAAACGTCCCGGAAAATTTCAAATGATTTTCCTTTGGATTTATCACCTGCAAAGAAAAGAACAAGAATTGATGAAATTGCAAGCAATCTACAAAGCAAGATTAGCCAAACTAAGCAACAAGAAGATGCAGTCAttaatgtggaggacgatgaagaTGAGGAAGAGAATGAAGTAGAAATAGAGGTAGAACTAGACAAAGAGGAAGATCCATCCGAACAATTGGAGACTGCTGATCAGTATTCTATCCAACAACTATGGAATAGGGATATTGGCATGTCTCAAAAAAACATAAACTTTAGAAATATCCAACATAATTATTCAGCAGCCAACGGTGCAGAAATTGAATTAACActgtcagatgatgatgaggattaCTACTTTCAGTCAGTTGGCTTTAAAGAACAAGATCTAAATTCATCTATTGGTTTCAATCAGTCTAACCAGTATGGTGAAAGTGACCAAAACAATGAAAATTCTGAGTATACTGAGGAGTCAGGAAGATTGTATTATTGCAAACACTGTGACTTTAGCAATAAGTCTGCACGTAGTGTTAGCACTCATTATCAGCGAATGCATCCCTATATTAAATTCAGTTTTAGGTATATTTTGGATCCCAACGATCATAGTGCAGTATACCGTTGTCTTGAATGCTATATAGACTATAATAATTTTGAGGATTTGCAACAACATTACTCAGAGCATCATCCAGAAGCAATGAATGTGCTTAACTTTGACCATTCAGATCTCATCTATAGATGTCGCTTTTGCTCTTACACAAGTCCTAATGTTCGAAGCTTAATGCCACACTACCAAAGAATGCACCCTACAGTTAAAATCAATAATGCAATGATATTTTCAAGTTATGTTGTTGAAAGACAAGAGGAGCTCAATGCTGAATCACAAACATTAAGAGAAATTCTGAATTCTGCacctaaaaacatggtaacctCTACACCTTCAGGGCATGGAATGAACAGTTCAGCAACCTTTAATAAAAGTACACCACAAGCAAGTACTACAAAGTCATTTCCTACAGAGAATGATACTCAGAAGAATGCTGCTGTTAATAATGTTGTAGTTTATGATTGCGATGTGTGTGGATTTGCTAGTCCAAACATGCATTCCGTTTTGGTTCACTATCAAAAAAAGCATCCTGATGAAAAAGCATCTTACTTTAGGATTCAAAAAACAATGCGCGTTGTCACTGTGGACAGTGGAACAGCTATTTCTCAACTAGCTTTTGATGGAGGATCTTCTATAGCTGCAAATTCTGCCACTGTGGCTTCTGCCCCAGAAGAAAATGTTGAACTATATTACTGTAAGCATTGTTCATACAGTAACCGTTCTGTTGTTGGTGTATTGGTTCATTATCAGAAACGGCATCCTGAAATTAAAGTCACTGCAAAGTACATTAGACAGGTACCTCCAAATTCTGAGACCATGAGAAATGTAGATCCTCAGCAATACATACTTAGTAAACAATCTACAACTATGTACAGCACCAAAAAAGGTACTGTTCAACCAAAAGAAAATGAAATGTTCTTTTGTCAACACTGTGACTATGGCAATCAAACTGTCAAAGGAGTTCTTATTCATTACCAgaagaagcacagagattataaaGTAAATGCTGATGTTATTAGACAACACACAGCTGCTATAAGAAGTCTCTGTGAGCACGGCCAAAAGAAACCCAGCACAAACACTCAAAGTTCTCCTTTAAATAATGAGCCTGAGAAGGCTAAACTTCGAACCCTAAAATGTAGACAGTGTTCATTTTCAACCCCTTATGTCTATGCTCTAAGAAAGCATATGAAAAAAGACCATCCTAGTTTTAAGGCTACGGTGACTTTAATATTGAAGTGGGCATTTTTGGATGGCTTCATTGAAGCTGGTTATCACTGTGAGTGGTGTATTTATTCACATCCAGAGCCTAGTGGTCTTCTAGAGCATTATCAAAGAAGACATCCAGAGCACTATGTGGATTATACCTACATGGCAACAAAACTGTGTGCTGGCCCAGACCCTGTGCCTGTGCAGCCAGCTCCCGAGTTAAAGTCTTATAAGTGCAGAGATTGTACATTTGAAGCCCCTTCTATTTGGGATATCACTAATCACTATCAAGCTGTGCATCCTTGGGTTCTGAAAGGTGATGAATCTGTACTTCTTGATATCATTAAGGAGAAGGATGCTACACAGAATTCAAATTCTGAAGAAGTAATGTCCTCGGAGTCCCACATTATTCAGAAAGATTCCATTCCTGTTGAACCTCACATGGAGAGATTAGACGATTCCACTGTAATACAGGAGAAGCCTTCACAATTGTCCTCTGCACTTACTTCATCACCTTATCAATGTACTGTGTGTTTATCCGAGTACAACAATTTACATGGTCTGCTAACTCATTATGGGAAAAAACACCCTGGCATGAAAGTTAAAGCTGCAGACTTTGCCCAAGATGTAGATATTAATCCTGGAGCAGTTTATAAATGCAGACATTGTCCTTATATCAACACTCGTATTCATGGTGTTCTTACCCACTACCAAAAACGACACCCATTAATAAAGGTCACTGCTGAAGATTTTGTTCATGATGTGGAACCACCTCATGAATCTGCCCAAAATGACGCTGAAGAAAATAATAGAATATTTAAACAAGGATATGGTGCCTACAGATGTAAAATATGCCCCTACACCCATGGCACTCTAGAAAAATTAAAGATTCACTATGAAAAATACCATAATGAGCCAGAACCAGACATGATTTCACAAATATCTCCAAATGAAATTTCTAGCACTGAACCGGATACTCCTGTTGATGATCAGTCACATCAAACGATTGTTACTCTAGAACCTGGTGAAGTTACTGACCTTTTAGACTTTAGACCGCGTAAAAATATGGCATCACACACACTGTTCAAATGTCAATTATGCAAATATTTTTGCTCAACAAGAAAAGGTATAGCTAGGCACTACCGCATCAAACACAATAATGTTCGAGCACAACCAGAGGGCAAAAACAATTTGTTTAAATGTGCCCTCTGTTCCTATACAAATCCAATTCGCAAAGGTTTAGCAGCTCACTATCAGAAGCGGCATGACATAGATGCTTACTATACTCACTGCTTAGCAGCATCTAGAACAGTTGATGATCAATCAAACAAGGTAGTCCTTACCTCACCACAGAAAGAGGGCTCATCTGAGCTGAACGAAGATCTGAAGAAGGCAATTGAAAGGAAAAAATGTTCTATCTGTACATTTCAATCGTATAGCAAGAAAGGAATTGTATCACATTACATAAAAAGACACCCTGGAGTCTTCCCTAAAAAGACACAAGCAAGTAAACTTGAACAGTTCTTCACACCTGTGTACTCAGAAAAACATGACGTTCAAAGTACTCCTGATGATAACTCTGAAATAGAGGCCCCATTTGATGATTCGGAAAGTAATGAAACAGAACTCCTTCCATTTAGATGCATTAAGTGCTTCAAGCTGTCATTTAGCACAGCTGATCTCCTGTGCATGCACTATACAGATCATCACAGCAAGGACATAAAGCGAGACTTTTCAATATTGGGCACAACAGGCACTCGTTCCTATACCACCACATATCAGTGCAAACATTGTAATACCAAATTAAATAGTATTGCTGAACTGACTTGCCACTTAACATCTCACATTGAGGAATTCCAGAAACGTGCGAAACGTCAGGAAAGACGAAAGCAACTTTTAAACAGGCAAAAACATTGCAATATTGTTTCTGTAGAGGGCAAACAAGAAAAG ACAGGAAGTGGTCAAGAGGCAGTGCATAAGACATTAAAGGAAAAGGTAGTGGGCTACAAATGTAAGTTCTGCGTAGAAGTCCATCCCACACTCCGAGCCATCTGTAATCATCTTCGCAAGCATGTCCAGTATGGAAatgctcctccacttcctcctgaaCTAAAG GATGATACGACCCAAGATGACAGTAAAGATTGTCAAGAGGAGCCTGTAGATTCTAGTACAGTGGCAGGAGAAGGGGGCTCAGAAGTAGAACCAGAGCCCATACCAGTACCCCTTCCGAAACGCTGCAGGCCAGGTGGCTACCCTTGTAAACAGTGTGATCGAGTTTTAATGTCCATGCAAGGTCTGCGTTCCCATGAGAGAAGTCACTTGGCACTGGCCCTGTTTGCTAAAGAAGGCAAATACAACTGCCAGTTTTGCTCTTTTGTCTCTGCGTTCAGACACAA TCTTGATCGACATATCCAGGATCATCATGGACATAACAAACCATTTAGATGCAAACATTGTCCCTTTAAATCTTCTTACAAAGGCCGTTTGAAAACGCACATTTTGAAAGCACATGGAG GCGAACATGGCTACAAATGCTCTTTTTGCCCAGTAACAACCATGACAATCAGCCAGTTAAAGGATCACTCATTAAATGATCATGGAAAAGCACTTACATTGCCAAAACTACGCAGTCTGCTTCCTAATGGCCCACGAGCTAAGCAAAGCTCACGAATAGGAAAAGAACCTAGACTACTTG ACTCTTTATATTCTGAGCCACCAGATGTTCAGCAGCAGCTCAATCATTACCAGTCAGCTGCTCAAGCCAGAAATAACAGCAACAATagccctgttcctcctcctttgGCCAATTCAGCACCTGAGCCAAAAGATGAAGCGGTCCTCAACTGTGAATTTTGTAACTTTTCTTCTGGTTACATTCAGAGTATTCGTCGTCACTACCGGGACAAACATGGCGGAAAGAAGCTGCTTAAATGCAAAGATTGCTTTTTTTATACATGTTtcaa ATCAGCTTTTACAATGCATGTTGAAGCTGGCCATTCAG ATTCTGAGGAAGGACCAAAGACCCTTCGATGTCCCCTGTGTCTTTATCATACC AAATATAAACACAATATGATAGATCATATCGTCCTTCACAGAG AGAGTCGTTCTATAGAAGTTTGTCGTTCCAAGTTATCAAAGCAACTGAAGGGACTTGTTTTTCGATGTG AATGTACTTTTACCTGCTCAAGTGATGAAAGTCTACAACAACACATAGAGAAGCATAATGAATTGAAACCTTACAAATGTCAGCTGTGCTACTACGAAACCAAAC ATGAAGAACTAGATAGCCACCTTGAGAAGAGCATAA AA GTGTGCCGTAATTTTGAACTAGTTGGATTAGTTAATTTGGATCAACTGGAGCAAATGAAAGATAAAACTGAGACTTCAAGCAGTGATGAAGAAGAAGGTGCAGCTAAGACCGGAG